One genomic region from Bufo bufo chromosome 3, aBufBuf1.1, whole genome shotgun sequence encodes:
- the RAB9A gene encoding ras-related protein Rab-9A, with protein sequence MASKSSLLKVILLGDGGVGKSSLMNRYVTNKFDTQLFHTIGVEFLNKELEVDNHMVTMQIWDTAGQERFRSLRTPFYRGSDCCLLTFSVDDLQSFQNLNNWKKEFIYYADVKDPDSFPFVVLGNKVDISERQVSMEEAQAWCRDNGNHPYFETSAKDAINVAAAFEEAVRRVLAIEDRSDQLMHNDTVNLHRKPKSSSSCC encoded by the coding sequence ATGGCATCAAAGTCTTCCTTACTGAAAGTAATACTTTTGGGAGATGGAGGTGTGGGAAAGAGTTCTCTGATGAATCGATACGTTACCAACAAGTTTGACACTCAGCTGTTTCACACAATAGGCGTTGAGTTCTTGAACAAGGAGCTTGAAGTGGACAATCACATGGTCACCATGCAGATCTGGGACACTGCAGGTCAGGAACGGTTCAGGAGCTTGAGGACCCCTTTTTACAGGGGATCTGACTGTTGTCTACTAACATTTAGTGTAGATGACTTGCAGAGCTTTCAGAACTTAAACAACTGGAAGAAAGAATTCATCTACTATGCAGATGTCAAAGACCCAGACAGTTTTCCGTTTGTGGTTTTGGGAAACAAAGTTGACATCAGTGAACGTCAAGTGTCCATGGAAGAAGCTCAGGCTTGGTGCAGAGACAATGGGAACCATCCATATTTTGAGACCAGCGCAAAAGATGCCATcaatgtggcagcagcatttgAAGAAGCTGTCCGAAGGGTTTTGGCTATTGAAGACAGATCGGACCAACTGATGCACAACGATACAGTAAATCTACATAGAAAACCCAAGTCCAGCTCGTCATGCTGTTGA